The Gallus gallus isolate bGalGal1 chromosome 28, bGalGal1.mat.broiler.GRCg7b, whole genome shotgun sequence genome has a segment encoding these proteins:
- the ATP8B3 gene encoding phospholipid-transporting ATPase IK isoform X1, translating to MEVSPQQWITTSTAMGPSVPGGWGVVAEHSRGVTVCSSSFHLGGVGQQQSPPRAAQEEICLLFEQEEVHAKYNVLTFLPLNLYEQFHRMANVYFVFVILLQTFPEISTLPWYTLLFPLSCLLTIRALRDLMDDIGRHQSDRNINSRPCEILCGESFCWQRWRDVCVGDIVRLHRDSLVPADMLLLCSSEPSSLCYVETSDIDGETNLKFRQALLVTHQELTSEGSLAAFDGRVTCEEPNSRMHSFTGVLQWRGETYPLDGQRILLRGCKLRNTNTCYGLVIYAGFDSKIMRSCGKIKRKKTKLDRMMDRLVVIIFLVLLATSLCLAVASGFWAKMFQEKHSYLAALYKHTTPAKQAFFSFWSFTILLSVIIPMSMYITFEFIYLVNSFFINWDLEMYYAVKDIPAKARSTSLNDQLGQVEYIFSDKTGTLTQNVMSFKKCCVNGTIYGLGTGHENKQPSGLVLTRSCHGEKTLDPNNVGLREAAHRNSDPVLREFLRLLALCHTVMVEERGDQLVYQAASPDEEALVLAARSLGYVFLSRTQDTITISELGVKRTYQVLAMLDFNSDRKRMSVLGELRWHQDGALHGEREEQLCPSTLPVRDPQGTIRLYTKGADTVILERLRGRGPNQDFTERALDLFAEETLRTLCLASKELSEVEYDEWGRRHRVANVLLQGRACELDRLYEEMEQDLELLGVTAIEDKLQEGVPETIQLLKLGNIKVWVLTGDKQETAMNVGYACKLLTDDMEILEEKEASEIFKAYWARNNVSGSACVSQQHSEPLCHKKRALVVSGDFLDTILPTGEVLQKKGQLWQQLSCHGATDPQEQGSLVEKAFVDLATSCQAVICCRFTPKQKALIVQLVKKHKKATTLAIGDGANDVNMIKTADIGVGISGLEGVQAVQCSDYALARFCYLQRLLLIHGRWGYLRICKFLRYFFYKTFAGLLTQVWFAFHNGFTAQPLYEGWFLALYNVFYTAYPVLSMGLLEQDVSAKKSLRFPELYTIGQQNQLFNYRIFSVTLLHGVSTSLTSFYIALWAFEDHVGSRTVGDYESFSVTVATSALLSVLMEIILDTKFWTALSFLMVTASLLLYCLFSFLTQSIDAFRIAPTVFRFPDATQNALTDPYILLVVLLSLVVNTIPSLTIRSYNAITGNTSIQQKICWKARQEPEPSVELRTHIPRGSFHRHSSYAFSHQEGYAGLITRGESLRTKGTHSTNDIHSTNDIHTTNSIHSTNDIHNTNDTHTTKGTRSTNSTHTTNSTHATNDICATTALHPQGTPPPWPSRHS from the exons ATGGAAGTGTCTCCCCAGCAGTGGATCACCACGAGCACCGCAATGGGTCCCAGCGTCCCTGGCGGGTGGGGGGTGGTGGCTGAGCACAGCCGGGGGGTGACTGTGTGCTCTTCCAGCTTTCACCTGGGAGGTGTGGGCCAACAACAGAGCCCACCACGCGCAGCTCAGGAAGAGATCTGCCTTCTGTTTGAGCAAGAAGAAGTACACG CCAAGTACAACGTGCTGACCTTCCTCCCGCTGAACCTCTACGAGCAGTTCCACCGCATGGCCAACGTCTACTTTGTCTTCGTCATCCTCCTGCAG acCTTTCCGGAGATCTCCACGCTGCCATGGTACACTCTGCTCTTCCCCCTGAGCTGCCTCCTCACCATCCGCGCCCTACGGGACCTGATGGATGACATC GGCCGACACCAAAGCGACAGAAACATCAACAGCAGGCCGTGCGAGATCCTGTGTGGGGAGAG CTTCTGCTGGCAGAGATGGCGTGACGTCTGCGTTGGGGACATCGTCCGCCTGCACAGGGACAGCCTCGTCCCG GCCGACATGCTCCTGCTGTGCAGCTCGGAGCCCAGCAGCCTCTGCTACGTGGAGACCTCTGATATCGATGG AGAGACAAACCTGAAGTTCAGACAAGCCCTCCTGGTCACCCACCAGGAGCTGACAAGTGAGGGGAGCTTGGCTGCCTTTGATG GGAGAGTGACCTGCGAGGAGCCCAACAGCCGCATGCACAGCTTCACCGGTGTGCTGCAGTGGAGAGGTGAGACGTACCCCCTCGATGGCCAAAGGATTCTGCTGCGGGGCTGCAAACTCCGCAACACCAACACGTGCTATGGATTGGTTATCTATGCAG GATTTGATTCCAAAATTATGAGGAGCTGTGGAAAGatcaagaggaagaaaaccaagCTGGACCGCATGATGGACCGCCTGGTGGTCATA atctttctggtgctgttgGCCACGTCGCTGTGCCTCGCCGTTGCCTCAGGGTTCTGGGCCAAGATGTTCCAAGAGAAACACAGCTACCTCGCTGCTCTCTACAAGCACACGACTCCCGCCAAGCAGgctttcttcagcttctggaGCTTCACCATCCTCCTGAGCGTCATCATACCCATGTCCATGTATATCAC GTTTGAATTCATCTACCTGGTGAACAGCTTCTTTATCAACTGGGATTTGGAGATGTATTATGCTGTCAAGGACATCCCAGCGAAAGCCAGGAGCACCAGCCTCAACGACCAGCTCGGCCAGGTGGAGTACATCTTCTCGGACAAGACGGGCACCTTGACGCAGAACGTCATGAGCTTCAAGAAATGCTGTGTCAACGGGACCATCTACG GTTTGGGCACGGGCCATGAGAACAAACAGCCATCG GGGTTGGTGTTGACTCGGAGTTGCCATGGGGAGAAGACGTTGGATCCCAACAACGTGGGGCTCCGGGAAGCGGCCCACAGGAACAGCGATCCGGTGCTGCGGGAGTTCCTGCGGCTGTTGGCCCTCTGCCACACCGTCATggtggaggagaggggag ACCAACTGGTTTACCAGGCAGCTTCTCCAGATGAGGAAGCTCTGGTGCTGGCAGCCAGGAGCTTGGGCTATGTCTTCCTGTCCCGAACGCAGGACACCATCACCATCAGTGAGCTGGGGGTGAAGAGGACGTACCAAGTGCTGGCCATGCTGGACTTCAACAGCGACCGCAAGAGGATGTCAGTGTTGGGTGAGTTGAGGTGGCACCAGGATGGTGCTTTGCATGGGGagagagaagagcagctctGTCCTTCCACCCTCCCAGTGCGGGACCCACAGGGCACGATCCGGCTCTACACCAAAGGGGCTGACACTGTGATCCTGGAgaggctgcggggccgggggccCAACCAGGACTTCACCGAGAGGGCTCTGGAT CTCTTTGCAGAGGAGACCCTGAGGACGCTATGCCTGGCCAGCAAGGAGCTGAGCGAGGTGGAGTACGACGAGTGGGGCAGGAGGCACCGCGTGGCCAACGTCCTGCTGCAGGGCCGGGCGTGTGAGCTGGACAGGCTGTACGAGGAGATGGAGCAGGACctggag CTGCTTGGGGTCACGGCCATTGAGGACAAGTTGCAAGAAGGGGTCCCTGAGACCATCCAGCTGCTGAAACTGGGCAACATCAAAGTGTGGGTGCTGACGGGAGACAAACAAG AAACAGCGATGAATGTCGGCTATGCGTGCAAGCTGCTCACGGATGACATGGAGAtcctggaggagaaggaagcGAG CGAGATCTTCAAGGCTTACTGGGCGAGAAACAACGTCAGTGGCAGTGCCTGTGTCTCACAGCAGCACTCGGAGCCTTTGTGCCACAAGAAGAGAGCTCTCGTCGTCAGCGGGGACTTCCTG GACACGATCCTCCCgacaggagaggtgctgcagaagaagggacagctgtggcagcagctgtCTTGCCATGGGGCGACGGACCCACAGGAGCAGGGCAGTCTGGTGGAGAAGGCCTTTGTGGACCTGGCCACCAGCTGCCAGGCTGTCATCTGCTGCAGGTTCACCCCCAAGCAGAAAGCTCTCATCGTGCAGCTGGTGAAGAAACACAAGAAAGCCACCACCCTGGCCATTGGGGATGGGGCCAATGATGTCAACATGATCAAAA CTGCCGACATCGGGGTGGGCATCAGTGGGCTGGAGGGCGTGCAAGCCGTGCAGTGCAGCGACTACGCCCTGGCGCGGTTCTGCTACCTGCAGCGCCTGCTGCTCATCCACGGCCGGTGGGGTTACCTCCGCATCTGCAAGTTCCTCCGCTACTTCTTCTACAAGACCTTTGCTGGCCTCCTGACCCAGGTCTGGTTTGCTTTCCACAATGGATTCACGGCCCAG CCTCTCTATGAAGGCTGGTTCCTTGCTCTCTACAACGTTTTCTACACCGCCTACCCCGTGCTTTCCATGGGTCTTCTGGAACAG GACGTGAGTGCCAAGAAAAGCCTGAGGTTCCCTGAGCTCTACACCATTGGGCAGCAGAACCAGCTCTTCAATTATCGCATTTTCAGCGTGACGCTCCTGCACGGGGTCAGCACATCACTCACCAGCTTCTACATCGCACTCTGGGCCTTCGAGGACCACGTTGGCAGCAGGACTGTGGGGGACTACGAGTCCTTCTCCGTCACGGTGGCCACCTCGGCTTTGCTGTCAGTCCTCATGGAG ATCATCCTGGACACCAAGTTCTGGACGGCGTTGTCCTTCCTGATGGTCACAGCCAGCTTGCTGCTCTActgcctcttctccttcctgacCCAGAGCATCGATGCCTTCAGGATCGCCCCCACTGTCTTCCGCTTTCCAG ATGCCACCCAGAATGCTCTGACCGACCCCTACATCCTGCTGGTCGTCCTGCTGTCCCTGGTGGTGAACACCATCCCCTCGCTCACCATCCGCTCGTACAACGCCATCACAGGCAACACCAGCATCCAGCAG AAGATCTGCTGGAAGGCCAGGCAGGAGCCAGAGCCCTCGGTGGAGCTGCGAACCCACATCCCCCGCGGTTCCTTCCACCGCCATTCCAGCTATGCCTTCTCCCACCAGGAGGGCTACGCCGGCCTCATCACCCGCGGGGAGAGCCTGCGCACCAAGGGCACCCACAGCACCAATGACATCCACAGCACCAATGACATCCACACCACCAACAGCATCCACAGCACCAATGACATCCACAACACCAATGACACCCACACCACCAAGGGCACCCGCTCCACCAACAGCACTCACACCACCAACAGCACCCACGCCACCAATGACATCTGTGCCAccacagctctccatccccaagGGACACCCCCACCTTGGCCCTCCCGCCATAGCTGA
- the ATP8B3 gene encoding phospholipid-transporting ATPase IK isoform X3, with the protein MEVSPQQWITTSTAMGPSVPGGWGVVAEHSRGVTVCSSSFHLGGVGQQQSPPRAAQEEICLLFEQEEVHAKYNVLTFLPLNLYEQFHRMANVYFVFVILLQTFPEISTLPWYTLLFPLSCLLTIRALRDLMDDIGRHQSDRNINSRPCEILCGESFCWQRWRDVCVGDIVRLHRDSLVPADMLLLCSSEPSSLCYVETSDIDGETNLKFRQALLVTHQELTSEGSLAAFDGRVTCEEPNSRMHSFTGVLQWRGETYPLDGQRILLRGCKLRNTNTCYGLVIYAGFDSKIMRSCGKIKRKKTKLDRMMDRLVVIIFLVLLATSLCLAVASGFWAKMFQEKHSYLAALYKHTTPAKQAFFSFWSFTILLSVIIPMSMYITFEFIYLVNSFFINWDLEMYYAVKDIPAKARSTSLNDQLGQVEYIFSDKTGTLTQNVMSFKKCCVNGTIYGLGTGHENKQPSGLVLTRSCHGEKTLDPNNVGLREAAHRNSDPVLREFLRLLALCHTVMVEERGDQLVYQAASPDEEALVLAARSLGYVFLSRTQDTITISELGVKRTYQVLAMLDFNSDRKRMSVLVRDPQGTIRLYTKGADTVILERLRGRGPNQDFTERALDLFAEETLRTLCLASKELSEVEYDEWGRRHRVANVLLQGRACELDRLYEEMEQDLELLGVTAIEDKLQEGVPETIQLLKLGNIKVWVLTGDKQETAMNVGYACKLLTDDMEILEEKEASEIFKAYWARNNVSGSACVSQQHSEPLCHKKRALVVSGDFLDTILPTGEVLQKKGQLWQQLSCHGATDPQEQGSLVEKAFVDLATSCQAVICCRFTPKQKALIVQLVKKHKKATTLAIGDGANDVNMIKTADIGVGISGLEGVQAVQCSDYALARFCYLQRLLLIHGRWGYLRICKFLRYFFYKTFAGLLTQVWFAFHNGFTAQPLYEGWFLALYNVFYTAYPVLSMGLLEQDVSAKKSLRFPELYTIGQQNQLFNYRIFSVTLLHGVSTSLTSFYIALWAFEDHVGSRTVGDYESFSVTVATSALLSVLMEIILDTKFWTALSFLMVTASLLLYCLFSFLTQSIDAFRIAPTVFRFPDATQNALTDPYILLVVLLSLVVNTIPSLTIRSYNAITGNTSIQQKICWKARQEPEPSVELRTHIPRGSFHRHSSYAFSHQEGYAGLITRGESLRTKGTHSTNDIHSTNDIHTTNSIHSTNDIHNTNDTHTTKGTRSTNSTHTTNSTHATNDICATTALHPQGTPPPWPSRHS; encoded by the exons ATGGAAGTGTCTCCCCAGCAGTGGATCACCACGAGCACCGCAATGGGTCCCAGCGTCCCTGGCGGGTGGGGGGTGGTGGCTGAGCACAGCCGGGGGGTGACTGTGTGCTCTTCCAGCTTTCACCTGGGAGGTGTGGGCCAACAACAGAGCCCACCACGCGCAGCTCAGGAAGAGATCTGCCTTCTGTTTGAGCAAGAAGAAGTACACG CCAAGTACAACGTGCTGACCTTCCTCCCGCTGAACCTCTACGAGCAGTTCCACCGCATGGCCAACGTCTACTTTGTCTTCGTCATCCTCCTGCAG acCTTTCCGGAGATCTCCACGCTGCCATGGTACACTCTGCTCTTCCCCCTGAGCTGCCTCCTCACCATCCGCGCCCTACGGGACCTGATGGATGACATC GGCCGACACCAAAGCGACAGAAACATCAACAGCAGGCCGTGCGAGATCCTGTGTGGGGAGAG CTTCTGCTGGCAGAGATGGCGTGACGTCTGCGTTGGGGACATCGTCCGCCTGCACAGGGACAGCCTCGTCCCG GCCGACATGCTCCTGCTGTGCAGCTCGGAGCCCAGCAGCCTCTGCTACGTGGAGACCTCTGATATCGATGG AGAGACAAACCTGAAGTTCAGACAAGCCCTCCTGGTCACCCACCAGGAGCTGACAAGTGAGGGGAGCTTGGCTGCCTTTGATG GGAGAGTGACCTGCGAGGAGCCCAACAGCCGCATGCACAGCTTCACCGGTGTGCTGCAGTGGAGAGGTGAGACGTACCCCCTCGATGGCCAAAGGATTCTGCTGCGGGGCTGCAAACTCCGCAACACCAACACGTGCTATGGATTGGTTATCTATGCAG GATTTGATTCCAAAATTATGAGGAGCTGTGGAAAGatcaagaggaagaaaaccaagCTGGACCGCATGATGGACCGCCTGGTGGTCATA atctttctggtgctgttgGCCACGTCGCTGTGCCTCGCCGTTGCCTCAGGGTTCTGGGCCAAGATGTTCCAAGAGAAACACAGCTACCTCGCTGCTCTCTACAAGCACACGACTCCCGCCAAGCAGgctttcttcagcttctggaGCTTCACCATCCTCCTGAGCGTCATCATACCCATGTCCATGTATATCAC GTTTGAATTCATCTACCTGGTGAACAGCTTCTTTATCAACTGGGATTTGGAGATGTATTATGCTGTCAAGGACATCCCAGCGAAAGCCAGGAGCACCAGCCTCAACGACCAGCTCGGCCAGGTGGAGTACATCTTCTCGGACAAGACGGGCACCTTGACGCAGAACGTCATGAGCTTCAAGAAATGCTGTGTCAACGGGACCATCTACG GTTTGGGCACGGGCCATGAGAACAAACAGCCATCG GGGTTGGTGTTGACTCGGAGTTGCCATGGGGAGAAGACGTTGGATCCCAACAACGTGGGGCTCCGGGAAGCGGCCCACAGGAACAGCGATCCGGTGCTGCGGGAGTTCCTGCGGCTGTTGGCCCTCTGCCACACCGTCATggtggaggagaggggag ACCAACTGGTTTACCAGGCAGCTTCTCCAGATGAGGAAGCTCTGGTGCTGGCAGCCAGGAGCTTGGGCTATGTCTTCCTGTCCCGAACGCAGGACACCATCACCATCAGTGAGCTGGGGGTGAAGAGGACGTACCAAGTGCTGGCCATGCTGGACTTCAACAGCGACCGCAAGAGGATGTCAGTGTTGG TGCGGGACCCACAGGGCACGATCCGGCTCTACACCAAAGGGGCTGACACTGTGATCCTGGAgaggctgcggggccgggggccCAACCAGGACTTCACCGAGAGGGCTCTGGAT CTCTTTGCAGAGGAGACCCTGAGGACGCTATGCCTGGCCAGCAAGGAGCTGAGCGAGGTGGAGTACGACGAGTGGGGCAGGAGGCACCGCGTGGCCAACGTCCTGCTGCAGGGCCGGGCGTGTGAGCTGGACAGGCTGTACGAGGAGATGGAGCAGGACctggag CTGCTTGGGGTCACGGCCATTGAGGACAAGTTGCAAGAAGGGGTCCCTGAGACCATCCAGCTGCTGAAACTGGGCAACATCAAAGTGTGGGTGCTGACGGGAGACAAACAAG AAACAGCGATGAATGTCGGCTATGCGTGCAAGCTGCTCACGGATGACATGGAGAtcctggaggagaaggaagcGAG CGAGATCTTCAAGGCTTACTGGGCGAGAAACAACGTCAGTGGCAGTGCCTGTGTCTCACAGCAGCACTCGGAGCCTTTGTGCCACAAGAAGAGAGCTCTCGTCGTCAGCGGGGACTTCCTG GACACGATCCTCCCgacaggagaggtgctgcagaagaagggacagctgtggcagcagctgtCTTGCCATGGGGCGACGGACCCACAGGAGCAGGGCAGTCTGGTGGAGAAGGCCTTTGTGGACCTGGCCACCAGCTGCCAGGCTGTCATCTGCTGCAGGTTCACCCCCAAGCAGAAAGCTCTCATCGTGCAGCTGGTGAAGAAACACAAGAAAGCCACCACCCTGGCCATTGGGGATGGGGCCAATGATGTCAACATGATCAAAA CTGCCGACATCGGGGTGGGCATCAGTGGGCTGGAGGGCGTGCAAGCCGTGCAGTGCAGCGACTACGCCCTGGCGCGGTTCTGCTACCTGCAGCGCCTGCTGCTCATCCACGGCCGGTGGGGTTACCTCCGCATCTGCAAGTTCCTCCGCTACTTCTTCTACAAGACCTTTGCTGGCCTCCTGACCCAGGTCTGGTTTGCTTTCCACAATGGATTCACGGCCCAG CCTCTCTATGAAGGCTGGTTCCTTGCTCTCTACAACGTTTTCTACACCGCCTACCCCGTGCTTTCCATGGGTCTTCTGGAACAG GACGTGAGTGCCAAGAAAAGCCTGAGGTTCCCTGAGCTCTACACCATTGGGCAGCAGAACCAGCTCTTCAATTATCGCATTTTCAGCGTGACGCTCCTGCACGGGGTCAGCACATCACTCACCAGCTTCTACATCGCACTCTGGGCCTTCGAGGACCACGTTGGCAGCAGGACTGTGGGGGACTACGAGTCCTTCTCCGTCACGGTGGCCACCTCGGCTTTGCTGTCAGTCCTCATGGAG ATCATCCTGGACACCAAGTTCTGGACGGCGTTGTCCTTCCTGATGGTCACAGCCAGCTTGCTGCTCTActgcctcttctccttcctgacCCAGAGCATCGATGCCTTCAGGATCGCCCCCACTGTCTTCCGCTTTCCAG ATGCCACCCAGAATGCTCTGACCGACCCCTACATCCTGCTGGTCGTCCTGCTGTCCCTGGTGGTGAACACCATCCCCTCGCTCACCATCCGCTCGTACAACGCCATCACAGGCAACACCAGCATCCAGCAG AAGATCTGCTGGAAGGCCAGGCAGGAGCCAGAGCCCTCGGTGGAGCTGCGAACCCACATCCCCCGCGGTTCCTTCCACCGCCATTCCAGCTATGCCTTCTCCCACCAGGAGGGCTACGCCGGCCTCATCACCCGCGGGGAGAGCCTGCGCACCAAGGGCACCCACAGCACCAATGACATCCACAGCACCAATGACATCCACACCACCAACAGCATCCACAGCACCAATGACATCCACAACACCAATGACACCCACACCACCAAGGGCACCCGCTCCACCAACAGCACTCACACCACCAACAGCACCCACGCCACCAATGACATCTGTGCCAccacagctctccatccccaagGGACACCCCCACCTTGGCCCTCCCGCCATAGCTGA
- the ATP8B3 gene encoding phospholipid-transporting ATPase IK isoform X4, which translates to MFMRSEFPSSFCWQRWRDVCVGDIVRLHRDSLVPADMLLLCSSEPSSLCYVETSDIDGETNLKFRQALLVTHQELTSEGSLAAFDGRVTCEEPNSRMHSFTGVLQWRGETYPLDGQRILLRGCKLRNTNTCYGLVIYAGFDSKIMRSCGKIKRKKTKLDRMMDRLVVIIFLVLLATSLCLAVASGFWAKMFQEKHSYLAALYKHTTPAKQAFFSFWSFTILLSVIIPMSMYITFEFIYLVNSFFINWDLEMYYAVKDIPAKARSTSLNDQLGQVEYIFSDKTGTLTQNVMSFKKCCVNGTIYGLGTGHENKQPSGLVLTRSCHGEKTLDPNNVGLREAAHRNSDPVLREFLRLLALCHTVMVEERGDQLVYQAASPDEEALVLAARSLGYVFLSRTQDTITISELGVKRTYQVLAMLDFNSDRKRMSVLGELRWHQDGALHGEREEQLCPSTLPVRDPQGTIRLYTKGADTVILERLRGRGPNQDFTERALDLFAEETLRTLCLASKELSEVEYDEWGRRHRVANVLLQGRACELDRLYEEMEQDLELLGVTAIEDKLQEGVPETIQLLKLGNIKVWVLTGDKQETAMNVGYACKLLTDDMEILEEKEASEIFKAYWARNNVSGSACVSQQHSEPLCHKKRALVVSGDFLDTILPTGEVLQKKGQLWQQLSCHGATDPQEQGSLVEKAFVDLATSCQAVICCRFTPKQKALIVQLVKKHKKATTLAIGDGANDVNMIKTADIGVGISGLEGVQAVQCSDYALARFCYLQRLLLIHGRWGYLRICKFLRYFFYKTFAGLLTQVWFAFHNGFTAQPLYEGWFLALYNVFYTAYPVLSMGLLEQDVSAKKSLRFPELYTIGQQNQLFNYRIFSVTLLHGVSTSLTSFYIALWAFEDHVGSRTVGDYESFSVTVATSALLSVLMEIILDTKFWTALSFLMVTASLLLYCLFSFLTQSIDAFRIAPTVFRFPDATQNALTDPYILLVVLLSLVVNTIPSLTIRSYNAITGNTSIQQKICWKARQEPEPSVELRTHIPRGSFHRHSSYAFSHQEGYAGLITRGESLRTKGTHSTNDIHSTNDIHTTNSIHSTNDIHNTNDTHTTKGTRSTNSTHTTNSTHATNDICATTALHPQGTPPPWPSRHS; encoded by the exons ATGTTCATGCGTTCTGAATTCCCCTCCAGCTTCTGCTGGCAGAGATGGCGTGACGTCTGCGTTGGGGACATCGTCCGCCTGCACAGGGACAGCCTCGTCCCG GCCGACATGCTCCTGCTGTGCAGCTCGGAGCCCAGCAGCCTCTGCTACGTGGAGACCTCTGATATCGATGG AGAGACAAACCTGAAGTTCAGACAAGCCCTCCTGGTCACCCACCAGGAGCTGACAAGTGAGGGGAGCTTGGCTGCCTTTGATG GGAGAGTGACCTGCGAGGAGCCCAACAGCCGCATGCACAGCTTCACCGGTGTGCTGCAGTGGAGAGGTGAGACGTACCCCCTCGATGGCCAAAGGATTCTGCTGCGGGGCTGCAAACTCCGCAACACCAACACGTGCTATGGATTGGTTATCTATGCAG GATTTGATTCCAAAATTATGAGGAGCTGTGGAAAGatcaagaggaagaaaaccaagCTGGACCGCATGATGGACCGCCTGGTGGTCATA atctttctggtgctgttgGCCACGTCGCTGTGCCTCGCCGTTGCCTCAGGGTTCTGGGCCAAGATGTTCCAAGAGAAACACAGCTACCTCGCTGCTCTCTACAAGCACACGACTCCCGCCAAGCAGgctttcttcagcttctggaGCTTCACCATCCTCCTGAGCGTCATCATACCCATGTCCATGTATATCAC GTTTGAATTCATCTACCTGGTGAACAGCTTCTTTATCAACTGGGATTTGGAGATGTATTATGCTGTCAAGGACATCCCAGCGAAAGCCAGGAGCACCAGCCTCAACGACCAGCTCGGCCAGGTGGAGTACATCTTCTCGGACAAGACGGGCACCTTGACGCAGAACGTCATGAGCTTCAAGAAATGCTGTGTCAACGGGACCATCTACG GTTTGGGCACGGGCCATGAGAACAAACAGCCATCG GGGTTGGTGTTGACTCGGAGTTGCCATGGGGAGAAGACGTTGGATCCCAACAACGTGGGGCTCCGGGAAGCGGCCCACAGGAACAGCGATCCGGTGCTGCGGGAGTTCCTGCGGCTGTTGGCCCTCTGCCACACCGTCATggtggaggagaggggag ACCAACTGGTTTACCAGGCAGCTTCTCCAGATGAGGAAGCTCTGGTGCTGGCAGCCAGGAGCTTGGGCTATGTCTTCCTGTCCCGAACGCAGGACACCATCACCATCAGTGAGCTGGGGGTGAAGAGGACGTACCAAGTGCTGGCCATGCTGGACTTCAACAGCGACCGCAAGAGGATGTCAGTGTTGGGTGAGTTGAGGTGGCACCAGGATGGTGCTTTGCATGGGGagagagaagagcagctctGTCCTTCCACCCTCCCAGTGCGGGACCCACAGGGCACGATCCGGCTCTACACCAAAGGGGCTGACACTGTGATCCTGGAgaggctgcggggccgggggccCAACCAGGACTTCACCGAGAGGGCTCTGGAT CTCTTTGCAGAGGAGACCCTGAGGACGCTATGCCTGGCCAGCAAGGAGCTGAGCGAGGTGGAGTACGACGAGTGGGGCAGGAGGCACCGCGTGGCCAACGTCCTGCTGCAGGGCCGGGCGTGTGAGCTGGACAGGCTGTACGAGGAGATGGAGCAGGACctggag CTGCTTGGGGTCACGGCCATTGAGGACAAGTTGCAAGAAGGGGTCCCTGAGACCATCCAGCTGCTGAAACTGGGCAACATCAAAGTGTGGGTGCTGACGGGAGACAAACAAG AAACAGCGATGAATGTCGGCTATGCGTGCAAGCTGCTCACGGATGACATGGAGAtcctggaggagaaggaagcGAG CGAGATCTTCAAGGCTTACTGGGCGAGAAACAACGTCAGTGGCAGTGCCTGTGTCTCACAGCAGCACTCGGAGCCTTTGTGCCACAAGAAGAGAGCTCTCGTCGTCAGCGGGGACTTCCTG GACACGATCCTCCCgacaggagaggtgctgcagaagaagggacagctgtggcagcagctgtCTTGCCATGGGGCGACGGACCCACAGGAGCAGGGCAGTCTGGTGGAGAAGGCCTTTGTGGACCTGGCCACCAGCTGCCAGGCTGTCATCTGCTGCAGGTTCACCCCCAAGCAGAAAGCTCTCATCGTGCAGCTGGTGAAGAAACACAAGAAAGCCACCACCCTGGCCATTGGGGATGGGGCCAATGATGTCAACATGATCAAAA CTGCCGACATCGGGGTGGGCATCAGTGGGCTGGAGGGCGTGCAAGCCGTGCAGTGCAGCGACTACGCCCTGGCGCGGTTCTGCTACCTGCAGCGCCTGCTGCTCATCCACGGCCGGTGGGGTTACCTCCGCATCTGCAAGTTCCTCCGCTACTTCTTCTACAAGACCTTTGCTGGCCTCCTGACCCAGGTCTGGTTTGCTTTCCACAATGGATTCACGGCCCAG CCTCTCTATGAAGGCTGGTTCCTTGCTCTCTACAACGTTTTCTACACCGCCTACCCCGTGCTTTCCATGGGTCTTCTGGAACAG GACGTGAGTGCCAAGAAAAGCCTGAGGTTCCCTGAGCTCTACACCATTGGGCAGCAGAACCAGCTCTTCAATTATCGCATTTTCAGCGTGACGCTCCTGCACGGGGTCAGCACATCACTCACCAGCTTCTACATCGCACTCTGGGCCTTCGAGGACCACGTTGGCAGCAGGACTGTGGGGGACTACGAGTCCTTCTCCGTCACGGTGGCCACCTCGGCTTTGCTGTCAGTCCTCATGGAG ATCATCCTGGACACCAAGTTCTGGACGGCGTTGTCCTTCCTGATGGTCACAGCCAGCTTGCTGCTCTActgcctcttctccttcctgacCCAGAGCATCGATGCCTTCAGGATCGCCCCCACTGTCTTCCGCTTTCCAG ATGCCACCCAGAATGCTCTGACCGACCCCTACATCCTGCTGGTCGTCCTGCTGTCCCTGGTGGTGAACACCATCCCCTCGCTCACCATCCGCTCGTACAACGCCATCACAGGCAACACCAGCATCCAGCAG AAGATCTGCTGGAAGGCCAGGCAGGAGCCAGAGCCCTCGGTGGAGCTGCGAACCCACATCCCCCGCGGTTCCTTCCACCGCCATTCCAGCTATGCCTTCTCCCACCAGGAGGGCTACGCCGGCCTCATCACCCGCGGGGAGAGCCTGCGCACCAAGGGCACCCACAGCACCAATGACATCCACAGCACCAATGACATCCACACCACCAACAGCATCCACAGCACCAATGACATCCACAACACCAATGACACCCACACCACCAAGGGCACCCGCTCCACCAACAGCACTCACACCACCAACAGCACCCACGCCACCAATGACATCTGTGCCAccacagctctccatccccaagGGACACCCCCACCTTGGCCCTCCCGCCATAGCTGA